A single region of the Halorussus sp. MSC15.2 genome encodes:
- a CDS encoding FAD-binding and (Fe-S)-binding domain-containing protein, producing MSSPPADGLDVESYRESVGIDAPDDPAHTELAAALRRACEGEVRFDEYTQILYATDGSIYQARPAGVVFPTDAADAQTAMAVAADHDAPVLPRGAGSSLAGQAVGPGCVVVDFTRHMDAILDVDPETERATVQPGVVQDDLDSRLAEDGLKFAPDPASSNRATVGGGIGNNSTGAHSVRYGITDAYVEAVEAVLADGSRIRAREVEFDGPEYERIVSKDDREAHIYRTVRAIVEGNAEEIAERYPDLKRSVSGYNLHECVYENANGNECVNLAKLFVGAEGTLGVVTEATLSLVSKPDETAVALYCFSDLLSAMEAVPVALDYDPSAVELMDDEVFRLARESAEYAEYADPIPDDAAAALMLEFDSEVHDDLTDAVAETNAEFVRDGEAFDVLEAYDDESQAKLWKLRKAAIPLLMSMEGDPKPYPFIEDASVPPAELAEYVQGFEGVLEAHDTSAAYFAHAGSGTLHVRPVLNLKSEADVEKMQSIAEDVTSLVLDHHGSFSGEHGDGLARTQFNPKMYGPELWDAFKQLKTAFDPDWRMNPGKVVFEEESPTDMRENLRYGPAYSSLEPATEQDFSKEGGFSHLVELCNGCGTCRQTDSDVMCPSYRGMDEEVATTRGRANMLRAAISGELPPEEMHTERFQKEVLDLCLGCKGCQSDCPTGVDLAKLKAEVKHRYHEEEGASLRERLFAEADRLAAVGSALAPVSNWLADLPGTGLVAEKALGVARERDVPAFADQSFEAWFESRGGPRVPESRADDRVLLVPDTYTNYVYPRTGRAAVQVLEAAGVHVRVPDADPSGRPAYSEGFLDVARERAESNVVRFAPRVRDGWSVVYPEPSDAAMVQDEYLDLLPDAEGAAALAENAYGVCEYLDLTGRDEEIEFDAPADRLAYHGHCNQKALGTADHAAAVLDRAGYDVAALDSGCCGMAGSFGYHTEHYDLSQAIADDLRDRISEADADEVVAPGASCRSQLETQRPTHPVEKLAAALPWR from the coding sequence ATGTCGTCTCCGCCCGCCGACGGTCTCGACGTCGAGAGCTACCGCGAATCGGTCGGTATCGACGCGCCCGACGACCCCGCTCACACCGAACTGGCGGCCGCCCTCCGCCGGGCGTGCGAGGGCGAGGTCCGGTTCGACGAGTACACTCAGATTCTGTACGCGACCGACGGGAGCATCTACCAAGCCCGGCCCGCGGGCGTCGTCTTCCCGACCGACGCCGCCGACGCGCAGACCGCGATGGCGGTGGCGGCCGACCACGACGCGCCGGTTCTGCCCCGCGGCGCTGGGTCGTCGCTGGCCGGGCAGGCCGTCGGTCCCGGGTGCGTCGTCGTCGACTTTACGCGGCACATGGACGCGATTCTGGACGTGGACCCCGAGACCGAGCGTGCGACGGTCCAACCCGGCGTCGTGCAGGACGACCTCGATTCGCGTCTCGCGGAGGACGGCCTGAAGTTCGCGCCCGACCCGGCGTCGTCGAACCGCGCGACGGTCGGCGGAGGTATCGGAAACAACTCGACGGGCGCACACTCGGTCCGGTACGGCATCACCGACGCCTACGTCGAGGCGGTCGAAGCGGTCCTCGCCGACGGAAGCCGGATTCGCGCCCGAGAGGTCGAATTCGACGGTCCCGAGTACGAGCGTATCGTTTCGAAGGACGACCGCGAGGCCCACATTTACCGCACGGTCCGCGCCATCGTGGAGGGGAACGCCGAGGAGATAGCCGAGCGATACCCGGACCTCAAGCGGTCGGTGTCTGGCTACAACCTCCACGAGTGCGTTTACGAAAACGCAAACGGAAACGAATGCGTAAATCTCGCCAAGCTGTTCGTCGGCGCGGAGGGGACGCTGGGCGTCGTGACCGAGGCGACCCTCTCGCTGGTCTCCAAACCCGACGAGACGGCGGTGGCGCTCTACTGCTTCTCGGACCTGCTGTCGGCGATGGAGGCGGTCCCCGTCGCGCTCGACTACGACCCGAGTGCGGTCGAACTCATGGACGACGAGGTGTTCCGACTGGCCCGGGAGTCCGCAGAGTACGCGGAGTACGCCGACCCGATTCCCGACGACGCCGCGGCCGCGCTGATGCTGGAGTTCGACTCGGAGGTCCACGACGACCTGACCGACGCCGTCGCCGAGACCAACGCGGAGTTCGTCCGCGATGGCGAGGCCTTCGACGTGCTGGAGGCTTACGACGACGAGTCGCAGGCGAAACTGTGGAAACTCCGGAAGGCCGCCATCCCCCTGCTGATGAGCATGGAGGGCGACCCCAAGCCCTACCCATTCATCGAGGACGCCTCGGTGCCGCCCGCGGAACTGGCCGAGTACGTGCAGGGGTTCGAGGGCGTCTTGGAGGCCCACGACACCTCGGCGGCCTACTTCGCCCACGCCGGAAGCGGCACCCTCCACGTTCGACCGGTGCTGAACCTCAAGTCCGAGGCGGACGTCGAGAAGATGCAGTCCATCGCCGAGGACGTGACCTCGCTCGTTCTCGACCACCACGGGTCGTTCTCCGGTGAGCACGGCGACGGACTGGCCCGCACCCAGTTCAATCCCAAGATGTACGGCCCGGAGCTATGGGACGCCTTCAAGCAACTCAAGACCGCCTTCGACCCAGACTGGCGGATGAACCCCGGGAAGGTGGTCTTCGAGGAGGAGTCACCCACCGACATGCGCGAGAACCTGCGGTACGGCCCGGCCTACTCGTCGCTCGAACCCGCGACCGAGCAGGATTTCTCCAAGGAGGGCGGCTTCTCGCACCTCGTGGAACTCTGCAACGGGTGCGGAACGTGCCGACAGACCGACTCCGACGTGATGTGTCCCTCCTACCGCGGCATGGACGAGGAGGTGGCGACCACTCGCGGCCGGGCCAACATGCTCCGGGCCGCCATCTCCGGCGAACTCCCGCCTGAAGAGATGCACACCGAACGATTCCAGAAGGAGGTGCTGGACCTCTGTCTCGGCTGTAAGGGCTGCCAGAGCGACTGCCCGACCGGCGTGGACCTCGCCAAACTCAAAGCCGAGGTCAAACACCGATACCACGAGGAGGAGGGCGCGAGCCTGCGCGAGCGACTGTTCGCCGAGGCGGACCGACTGGCCGCGGTCGGGTCCGCGCTCGCGCCGGTGTCGAACTGGCTGGCCGACCTGCCGGGGACTGGTCTCGTCGCCGAGAAGGCGCTGGGCGTCGCCCGCGAGCGCGACGTCCCGGCGTTCGCCGACCAGTCGTTCGAGGCGTGGTTCGAGTCCCGCGGCGGTCCCCGAGTCCCTGAGTCCCGCGCCGACGACAGGGTCCTGCTCGTGCCGGACACCTACACCAACTACGTCTATCCCCGGACCGGCCGGGCCGCGGTGCAGGTCCTCGAAGCCGCGGGCGTCCACGTTCGAGTTCCCGACGCCGACCCGAGCGGCCGCCCTGCCTACTCCGAGGGATTCCTCGACGTGGCGCGCGAACGCGCCGAGTCGAACGTCGTCCGCTTCGCCCCGCGGGTCCGCGATGGCTGGTCGGTCGTCTACCCCGAACCCTCCGACGCAGCGATGGTGCAGGACGAGTATCTGGACCTGCTCCCCGACGCCGAGGGGGCCGCGGCGCTCGCCGAGAACGCCTACGGCGTCTGCGAGTACCTCGACCTGACCGGCCGCGACGAGGAAATCGAGTTCGACGCCCCTGCAGACCGACTCGCCTACCACGGCCACTGCAACCAGAAGGCGCTTGGCACCGCCGACCACGCCGCCGCGGTCCTCGACCGGGCGGGCTACGACGTGGCCGCGCTCGACTCGGGCTGTTGCGGTATGGCCGGGAGCTTCGGCTACCACACCGAACACTACGACCTCTCGCAGGCCATCGCCGACGACCTGCGCGACCGGATTTCCGAGGCCGACGCCGACGAGGTGGTCGCACCGGGCGCGTCCTGCCGGTCACAACTCGAAACCCAGCGTCCGACCCACCCCGTCGAGAAGTTGGCCGCGGCGCTCCCGTGGCGCTGA
- a CDS encoding aldolase/citrate lyase family protein has product MTDASEFKRRLRDGDAVVGHWLSIGHAAVAEVCARDADFAVVDTEHAPTDIDTVADTVRAVEAAGDGTTAALARAAWNDPVRIKRLLDTGVAGVLVPMVETAAEAREAVEATRYPPEGVRGIAGSRANDYGRDLAEQVASGGDHLVTVVQVETERAAENAADIAAVEGVDALLVGPADLSGSLGVFGEYDSETFRETVEDVLDRAHESETPVGTLATSEDEIRRWSDYGYDYQIVGTDAGYLASGAERAHDAYDDAMR; this is encoded by the coding sequence GTGACAGACGCCTCCGAATTCAAGCGACGACTCCGCGACGGCGACGCCGTGGTCGGCCACTGGCTCTCCATCGGCCACGCCGCGGTCGCAGAGGTCTGCGCCCGCGACGCCGACTTCGCGGTCGTGGACACCGAACACGCACCGACCGACATCGACACCGTCGCCGACACCGTCCGGGCCGTGGAGGCCGCGGGCGACGGGACCACCGCCGCGCTCGCTCGCGCCGCGTGGAACGACCCCGTGCGAATCAAGCGGTTGCTGGACACCGGCGTCGCCGGCGTCCTCGTCCCGATGGTCGAGACCGCAGCGGAGGCCCGCGAGGCGGTCGAAGCCACACGCTACCCGCCGGAGGGCGTCCGGGGCATCGCCGGGTCGCGCGCCAACGACTACGGCCGGGACCTCGCCGAGCAGGTCGCGTCCGGCGGCGACCACCTCGTGACCGTCGTGCAGGTCGAGACCGAGCGCGCGGCCGAGAACGCCGCCGACATCGCCGCGGTCGAGGGCGTGGACGCACTGCTCGTCGGTCCCGCCGACCTCTCGGGGTCGTTGGGCGTGTTCGGCGAGTACGACTCCGAGACATTCCGCGAGACCGTCGAGGATGTCCTCGACCGCGCCCACGAGTCCGAGACGCCGGTCGGCACCCTCGCCACCTCCGAGGATGAGATTCGGCGTTGGAGCGACTACGGCTACGACTACCAGATAGTCGGCACCGACGCGGGCTACCTCGCCAGCGGTGCCGAGCGCGCTCACGACGCGTACGACGACGCGATGCGATGA
- a CDS encoding CDGSH iron-sulfur domain-containing protein, with protein MVREITHDATGPLKLDESDLDEEKGDVAVCLCGLSEEYPFCDGAHRVTEDEEDGVRYKYENDDPEGERREIESFVFAEE; from the coding sequence ATGGTCCGCGAGATTACCCACGACGCGACCGGTCCGCTCAAACTCGACGAGAGCGACTTGGACGAGGAGAAAGGCGACGTCGCCGTTTGCCTCTGCGGTCTCTCGGAAGAGTACCCCTTCTGCGACGGGGCGCATCGAGTCACCGAGGACGAGGAAGACGGGGTTCGATACAAGTACGAGAACGACGACCCAGAGGGCGAACGCCGTGAAATCGAGTCGTTCGTCTTCGCGGAGGAGTGA